A DNA window from Fusarium fujikuroi IMI 58289 draft genome, chromosome FFUJ_chr11 contains the following coding sequences:
- a CDS encoding related to glutamate carboxypeptidase II, with product MHFRHLSTIAAFAAGASACQRDLVLGKRHTHRQLLTKRNADWPPVLTEQETLLVNSFDNSSIDKWSDYYGHQNKLAGYGKEAAQWTADRWSESGFDAHLAEYHVFLRYPVSSSLYFTGPNGTTTEVNTKEEVLEEDDVTGWDVLSQQTWLAYSPTGNASAEYVYAGRGSIDDFDRLVELGVDFKGKIALIKYGGLFRGLKVKNAQDHGAIGAIIFTDPGDDGNITVANGYEAYPDGPARNPSSVQKGSTLFLSTRTGDPTTPGYPSKKDSPRADISEVIAKIPALPISYSAAQPLLQALNGHGVTAEKVNRTAWTGGLDADYSSGPAPGVKLALSTVSRDSIEPVHNVIGVINGTNADETIIIGNHRDTWMVGGNGDPNSGSSILIELARAFKKLTDSGWKPKRNIVLASWDAEEWGIIGSTEWVEEHVNWLTDTAVSYLNIDVAVSGPRPNLGASPELHTFATEVLKKVVDPNFGGFNQSLYDAWHAASEGDIEILGSGSDYTAFFHRGISSLDTGSSGGAGDPIWHYHSNYDTYHWMSTFGDPGFHVHTAQGQYLSLLTYHLASDDILPFDTQNYAKELRAYFEDLSEYAESKDADLDLSELDEAIEHFKKSADEVKALENLARERDDDVLKKVVNHKYRDFQRGFISQGGLPDRDFYKHVVNAPGLDTGYAAVTFPGITEGVQYAEDGDFSVAQEWVKKTARGIVVAANILKT from the exons ATGCATTTCCGACATCTCTCGACAATCGCAGCTTTCGCTGCTGGCGCATCTGCTTGCCAGCGCGATCTCGTTTTGGGCAAGCGACATACACATCGCCAGCTACTGACCAAGCGCAATGCCGATTGGCCTCCAGTCTTGACGGAGCAAGAAACTCTCCTTGTCAATTCTTTTGACAATTCATCCATTGACAAGTGGTCTGACTACTACGGCCACCAGAATAAGTTGGCCGGCTATGGAAAAGAAGCTGCCCAGTGGACCGCTGATCGTTGGTCCGAGAGCGGATTTGATGCGCATCTTGCCGAGTACCATGTGTTCCTCCGATATCCAGTCAGTTCATCTCTCTACTTCACCGGCCCCAACGGTACAACCACCGAGGTGaacaccaaggaggaggtgcttgaggaagatgatgttaCAGGCTGGGATGTCCTTTCACAGCAGACCTGGTTGGCCTACTCGCCGACTGGAAATGCTTCTGCCGAATATGTCTACGCGGG CCGAGGCTCAATTGACGATTTCGATCGACTAGtcgagcttggtgttgatttCAAGGGCAAGATTGCTCTTATTAAATATGGTGGTCTGTTCCGTGgtctcaaagtcaagaatGCCCAAGACCACGGCGCCATTGGTGCCATTATTTTTACTGACCCCGGCGATGATGGAAACATCACCGTCGCCAACGGTTACGAGGCTTATCCTG ATGGCCCTGCCAGAAACCCCAGCTCTGTCCAAAAGGGCTCAACACTATTCCTGTCTACCCGTACCGGCGATCCCACAACTCCTGGCTACCCCTCGAAGAAGGACTCCCCTCGAGCTGATATCTCTGAGGTCATTGCCAAGATCCCAGCTCTGCCGATTTCTTACTCGGCCGCTCAGCCTCTGCTGCAGGCTCTCAATGGCCATGGTGTCACCGCTGAGAAGGTCAATCGCACTGCTTGGACAGGCGGCCTCGATGCTGACTACAGCTCTGGCCCTGCGCCTGGCGTGAAGCTCGCTCTCAGCACTGTCTCTCGTGATTCTATCGAGCCAGTACATAATGTCATTGGCGTCATCAACGGAACCAATGCCGATGAGACTATCATTATTGGAAATCATAGAGATACATGGATGGTC GGCGGTAACGGAGATCCCAACTCTGGTTCTTCGATCCTCATTGAGCTTGCTCGCgcattcaagaagctcactgATTCAGGCTGGAAGCCCAAGCGAAACATTGTTCTCGCATCTTGGGATGCTGAAGAATGGGGCATCATTGGCTCTACTGAGTGGGTTGAGGAGCACGTCAACTGGCTCACTGACACCGCCGTCTCATATCTGAACATCGATGTCGCCGTCAGCGGTCCTCGACCTAACCTTGGCGCTTCACCTGAGCTTCATACCTTTGCTACTGAGGttctcaagaaggtcgtTGATCCTAACTTTGGTGGCTTCAATCAATCGCTCTATGACGCTTGGCATGCTGCCAGCGAGGGTGATATTGAGATCCtcggctctggctctgattACACAGCTTTCTTCCACCGTGGTATCAGCTCTCTTGATACTGGAAGCAGTGGAGGTGCTGGTGACCCCATCTGGCACTATCACTCCAACTACGACACCTATCACTGGATGTCGACCTTTGGTGACCCCGGATTCCATGTCCATACGGCTCAGGGTCAATATCTTTCCCTGCTGACCTACCACCTGGCTTCTGATGATATCCTTCCATTCGACACTCAGAACTACGCCAAGGAGCTTCGTGCATACTTCGAGGACCTCTCAGAGTATGCCGAGAGTAAGGACGCCGATCTTGATCTTAGCGAGCTGGACGAAGCCATTGAGCACTTCAAGAAGAGTGCTGACGAGGTCAAGGCTCTTGAAAACCTAGCCCGTGAgcgcgatgatgatgtcctTAAGAAAGTCGTCAACCATAAGTACCGGGACTTCCAGCGAGGTTTCATTTCTCAAGGCGGCCTGCCGGACCGTGACTTCTACAAGCACGTTGTCAATGCTCCTGGCCTCGACACTGGCTACGCTGCCGTTACCTTCCCTGGTATC